In the Hordeum vulgare subsp. vulgare chromosome 7H, MorexV3_pseudomolecules_assembly, whole genome shotgun sequence genome, one interval contains:
- the LOC123407906 gene encoding protein CANDIDATE G-PROTEIN COUPLED RECEPTOR 7 — translation MAGAAAPPLAAALLAVLALLAVPAAAEIRSTAIRGDPRTIIPLDEFGFSRHGVLELNVSGIAFDPPASQDLDLSQFGFFLSTLDAWVHVLRQLQDLEVTCALQSDLVKLAYSFDRLRPPANPAGVEVARSSSFTHVFRVSDPGQYTLVFANCLTGGGDLKLSMDVSSAMYNVDPLTRDRTYLSVGSSALPSIYFLFCVVYAALAAAWVSILLRKRTAVFRIHYFMLAVLVLKGFNLLAEAEDKSYIERTGTAHGWDVLFYIFSFLKGISLFTLIVLIGTGWSFLKPYLADREKKVLMVVIPLQVVANIAQVVIDESGPYARDWVTWRQIFLLVDVVCCCAILFPIVWSIKNLREAARSDGKAAVNLMKLTLFRQYYVVVICYIYFTRVVVYALVTITSYRYLWTSVVAGEIATLAFYVFTGYRFRPEVHNPYFAIDDDEEEAAAEALKLDDEFEL, via the coding sequence ATGGccggcgccgccgccccgccgctcgCCGCGGCGCTCCTGGCCGTCCTCGCGCTGCTGGCGGTCCCGGCGGCGGCCGAGATCCGCTCGACGGCGATCCGCGGCGACCCGCGCACCATCATCCCGCTCGACGAGTTCGGCTTCTCCCGCCACGGCGTGCTCGAGCTCAACGTCTCCGGCATCGCCTTCGACCCGCCGGCCTCCCAGGACCTCGACCTCTCCCAGTtcggcttcttcctctccacccTCGACGCCTGGGTCCACGTCCTCCGCCAGCTCCAGGACCTCGAGGTCACCTGCGCGCTCCAGTCCGACCTCGTCAAGCTCGCCTACTCCTTCGACCGCCTCCGCCCGCCCGCCAACCCCGCCGGCGTCGAGGTCGcccgctcctcctccttcacccACGTCTTCCGCGTCTCCGACCCCGGCCAGTACACGCTCGTCTTCGCCAACTGCCTCACCGGCGGCGGCGACCTCAAGCTCTCCATGGACGTCAGCTCCGCCATGTACAACGTCGACCCGCTCACCAGAGACCGGACCTAcctctccgtcggctcctccgcgCTGCCCTCCATCTACTTCCTCTTCTGCGTCGTCTacgccgccctcgccgccgcctgggTCTCCATCCTGCTGCGCAAGCGCACCGCCGTCTTCCGGATCCACTACTTCATGCTCGCCGTGCTCGTGCTCAAGGGCTTCAACCTCCTCGCCGAGGCCGAGGACAAGTCCTACATCGAGCGCACCGGCACCGCCCACGGCTGGGATGTGCTCTTCTACATCTTCAGCTTCCTCAAGGGGATCTCGCTCTTCACGCTCATCGTGCTCATCGGCACTGGCTGGTCCTTCCTCAAACCTTACCTGGCGGACCGTGAGAAGAAGGTGCTCATGGTGGTCATCCCGCTGCAGGTAGTGGCCAACATTGCGCAGGTGGTCATCGATGAATCTGGCCCGTATGCCAGAGACTGGGTCACCTGGAGGCAGATATTCCTGCTGGTCGATGTGGTCTGCTGCTGCGCCATTCTCTTCCCGATTGTCTGGTCAATCAAGAACCTCCGGGAGGCTGCCCGCTCCGACGGGAAAGCGGCCGTGAACCTGATGAAGCTCACCCTCTTCCGCCAGTACTACGTGGTTGTCATCTGCTACATTTACTTCACACGTGTTGTGGTCTACGCCTTGGTGACCATCACCTCGTACCGGTACCTCTGGACTAGCGTCGTGGCTGGAGAGATTGCCACCCTTGCATTCTATGTATTCACTGGCTACAGGTTCCGGCCTGAGGTGCATAACCCATACTTTGcgattgatgatgacgaagagGAGGCTGCAGCTGAAGCACTCAAGTTGGATGATGAATTTGAGCTATGA